One Cryptomeria japonica chromosome 9, Sugi_1.0, whole genome shotgun sequence genomic window carries:
- the LOC131855934 gene encoding disease resistance protein RPV1-like, whose product MGNTSCCCSSSAPQQDYQDVIEKLIKVEEMSHIDELISYIDGLLNTIDQGSVNSIALLSKTNRVTSSITSGGTLLEKILQRSNRHICKRDTMPMLNRETRKLVIDITKEAAQIQWVGIALSVVGFVLEHIEQVSSNRDECIVLLKYMCNLAKYIKRLDDHLPEEKLKRVIRLVVEGSLLCISQMQSHALYKFFAAPVAAEDLRRLQAQLGQEYSELSLESIITVLNRIPVVLPPSQGISPQAVGIEEARTQVTKLLDMENKSVKVVVIYGQGGIGKTTLASAVFSNLDLKIYNICRVDMEQNCSEADLKSAQQQILDDLYDKKIRLRSLSEGREVLSKDFKEHSSKPVFIFVDNALKQSDLEKLLPITGLASLPPQSRILLTTRNLNETRIILEGRVERCPYLVASLPQEEAHKFLCKLASGDDQASFDSIVDINGLLQICQGIPLVLKMAGARLYEHAQSMPDCRNVVESLKSELLQGEEDDLSERMVDFVYNRLKASCKEAFLDIVFFFCNWRRRRVACSVGETEFEELERAALVNISDEGRVNVHDIVKARGRMLSGDWERITDQQSLNDVLQDKERIKRTKGIVLVDEAFELEADHLNLMKRCLRVLILTGRTRIVNGECRGVFDNLRLVSLDNYNNYSRMDVSKHPRLAAFILKYDGDSNFPEFTGTIPSSLRYMCIEDATLVNLTTTLSQNKSLHSLTLRGCRGLDSLPKTIDNILALEKLSLKFCDSLVNLPYNFGKICCLNKLSLSSCPSLVSLPDSVGNLSSLNSLDLRSCSSLVSLPNSVGNLSSLNSLDLRSCSSLVSLSDSVGNLSSLNSLYLSSCSSLVSLPDSVGNLSSLNSLDLSSCSSLVSLPDSVGNLSSLNSLDLSSCSSLVSLPDSVGNLSSLNSLDLSSCSSWVSLPDSVGNLSSLNSLDLSSCSSWVSLPDSVGNLSSLNSLYLRSCSSLVSLPDSVGNLSSLNSLDLSSCSSLVSLPDSVGNLSSLNSLDLWSCSSLVSLPDSVGNLSSLNSLHLSSCSSLVSLPDSVGNLSSLNRLDLSSCSSLVSLPDSVGNLSSLHRLDLWSCSSLVSLPDSVGNLSSLHRLDLWSCSSLVSLPDSVGNLSSLHRLDLWSCSSLVSLPDSVGNLSSLNRLDLSSCSSLVSLPDSVGNLSSLNRLDLSSCSSLVSLPDSVGNLSSLNRLDLRSCSSLVSLPDSVGNLSSLNRLDLSSCSSLVSLPDSVGNLSSLNRLDLRSCSSLVSLLDSVGNLYGLVDVYLVRCTQLSLLPESFENLASLERLVLEDCEKLSYLPQHFGQLKCLKYVSIHGCIALQSLSDDFECLSSLIVVKASECPQLEENTMDKLAKMKGLMIVDIDGSPTLKKRWQKVKEQYSLAVVECGRKEFEDEMYPHADVMCRAFFHSESRFVYVDENGQLVESPSPAGGVKLWFLLKEMDVRSSSSSSNSSCWEAVKKKWEEVVASEGGQMIYVDMGGSWEERETRAQQALPHLPRNTRAWIAPDNSARLSFAYSVRHYYYRHVEEGHGEAEFGVGNCVVSTSACVDEEGRGKLDDLNFILPDVSTPPFAETEYEDISDELLSPIEEAIRFLPGIYY is encoded by the exons ATGGGCAACACTTCCTGCTGCTGCTCATCCTCTGCCCCCCAACAGGATTATCAAGATGTTATCGAGAAACTGATCAAAGTGGAAGAGATGAGCCACATCGATGAATTGATTTCTTACATCGATGGCCTCTTGAATACCATCGACCAGGGAAGCGTTAATTCAATTGCCCTTCTTTCCAAGACGAATCGAGTCACCTCTTCTATCACTTCTGGTGGTACTTTATTGGAGAAGATATTGCAGAGATCTAACAGACATATATGCAAG AGGGACACCATGCCAATGCTTAACCGTGAAACTCGGAAATTGGTGATTGATATAACAAAAGAAGCAGCGCAAATTCAGTGGGTGGGAATAGCGCTTTCAGTTGTAGGTTTCGTGTTGGAACACATTGAGCAAGTTTCTTCCAACAGAGACGAATGTATAGTGCTCTTGAAATACATGTGTAACCTTGCAAAATACATCAAGCGATTGGATGATCATTTGCCTGAGGAGAAGCTGAAGCGGGTTATTCGACTCGTTGTGGAAGGCTCACTCCTGTGCATATCGCAAATGCAATCTCATGCGCTCtacaa ATTTTTCGCTGCTCCGGTTGCGGCTGAAGACTTGCGGAGATTGCAAGCACAACTTGGCCAGGAGTACTCAGAACTCTCACTGGAATCGATAATCACTGTGTTGAATAGGATTCCAGTTGTGTTACCTCCCTCCCAAGGAATATCTCCTCAAGCAG TGGGTATTGAGGAAGCCAGAACTCAAGTGACTAAACTTCTAGACATGGAAAACAAATCTGTTAAGGTGGTGGTCATTTATGGACAAGGTGGGATAGGGAAGACAACTTTAGCTAGTGCCGTCTTCAGTAATCTTGAcctaaaaatctacaatatttgTAGAGTTGATATGGAACAGAATTGTTCAGAGGCTGATCTTAAATCGGCCCAACAACAAATTTTAGATGACCTTTATGACAAGAAAATTCGGTTGAGAAGTTTGAGTGAAGGTCGGGAAGTGTTATCCAAGGACTTTAAAGAACACTCTTCTAAACCTGTTTTCATTTTTGTTGACAACGCACTAAAGCAAAGTGACTTGGAAAAGCTTCTTCCTATAACTGGCTTGGCATCCCTTCCACCACAGAGCAGAATTCTCTTAACCACCAGAAATCTAAATGAGACTCGTATAATTTTGGAAGGAAGAGTTGAACGCTGTCCTTATCTGGTAGCTTCTCTTCCACAAGAAGAGGCACATAAATTCTTGTGCAAGTTGGCTTCAGGTGATGACCAGGCAAGTTTTGACTCAATTGTAGATATTAATGGCCTCCTCCAAATATGCCAGGGAATTCCATTGGTACTAAAAATGGCGGGAGCCAGATTGTATGAACATGCTCAAAGCATGCCAGATTGTAGAAATGTAGTTGAAAGTCTCAAGTCAGAGCTCCTACAAGGAGAGGAGGATGACTTAAGTGAGCGTATGGTGGATTTTGTATATAATCGTTTGAAAGCCTCGTGTAAAGAGGCATTTCTTGACATTGTGTTCTTCTTTTGTAATTGGAGGCGGCGGAGGGTGGCGTGTAGTGTTGGAGAGACAGAGTTTGAAGAGCTTGAAAGGGCTGCACTTGTAAATATAAGTGATGAAGGCAGGGTGAATGTACATGATATAGTGAAAGCGCGAGGGAGAATGCTGTCAGGAGATTGGGAGAGAATCACTGACCAACAATCTCTCAATGATGTTCTCCAAGATAAAGAG AGGATAAAGAGAACGAAGGGGATTGTTCTAGTGGATGAAGCATTCGAGCTGGAAGCAGATCATCTCAACTTGATGAAGAGATGTTTAAGAGTTTTGATCTTGACAGGAAGAACTAGAATAGTGAATGGAGAATGTAGAGGAGTCTTTGACAATCTAAGGTTGGTCAGCCTCGACAACTATAATAATTACTCACGGATGGATGTCAGTAAGCATCCGAGATTAGCAGCATTCATTTTGAAATACGACGGAGACTCCAACTTTCCTGAG TTCACAGGCACCATCCCATCTTCATTGAGATATATGTGTATTGAAGATGCTACGTTGGTTAATCTAACCACCACCCTTTCCCAAAATAAATCTTTGCATTCTCTAACATTGCGGGGCTGTAGAGGGTTGGATAGCTTGCCTAAAACCATTGACAACATACTTGCTTTAGAAAAGTTGAGTTTAAAGTTTTGTGATAGTTTGGTGAACCTTCCATATAATTTTGGAAAAATATGTTGTTTGAACAAGTTGAGTTTAAGCTCTTGTCCCAGCTTGGTGAGCCTTCCAGACAGTGTGGGCAATTTATCCTCGTTGAACAGCTTGGATTTAAGGTCTTGTTCCAGCTTGGTGAGCCTTCCGAACAGTGTGGGCAATTTATCCTCTCTGAACAGCTTGGATTTAAGGTCTTGTTCCAGCTTGGTGAGCCTTTCGGACAGTGTGGGCAATTTATCCTCTCTGAACAGCTTGTATTTAAGCTCTTGTTCCAGCTTGGTGAGCCTTCCGGACAGTGTGGGCAATTTATCCTCTCTGAACAGCTTGGATTTAAGCTCTTGTTCCAGCTTGGTGAGCCTTCCGGACAGTGTGGGCAATTTATCCTCTCTGAACAGCTTGGATTTAAGCTCTTGTTCCAGCTTGGTGAGCCTTCCGGACAGTGTGGGCAATTTATCCTCTCTGAACAGCTTGGATTTAAGCTCTTGTTCCAGCTGGGTGAGCCTTCCGGACAGTGTGGGCAATTTATCCTCTCTGAACAGCTTGGATTTAAGCTCTTGTTCCAGCTGGGTGAGCCTTCCGGACAGTGTGGGCAATTTATCCTCTCTGAACAGCTTGTATTTAAGGTCTTGTTCCAGCTTGGTGAGCCTTCCGGACAGTGTGGGCAATTTATCCTCTCTGAACAGCTTGGATTTAAGCTCTTGTTCCAGCTTGGTGAGCCTTCCGGACAGTGTGGGCAATTTATCCTCTCTGAACAGCTTGGATTTATGGTCTTGTTCCAGCTTGGTGAGCCTTCCGGACAGTGTGGGCAATTTATCCTCTCTGAACAGCTTGCATTTAAGCTCTTGTTCCAGCTTGGTGAGCCTTCCGGACAGTGTGGGCAATTTATCCTCTCTGAACAGGTTGGATTTAAGCTCTTGTTCCAGCTTGGTGAGCCTTCCGGACAGTGTGGGCAATTTATCCTCTCTGCACAGGTTGGATTTATGGTCTTGTTCCAGCTTGGTGAGCCTTCCGGACAGTGTGGGCAATTTATCCTCTCTGCACAGGTTGGATTTATGGTCTTGTTCCAGCTTGGTGAGCCTTCCGGACAGTGTGGGCAATTTATCCTCTCTGCACAGGTTGGATTTATGGTCTTGTTCCAGCTTGGTGAGCCTTCCGGACAGTGTGGGCAATTTATCCTCTCTGAACAGGTTGGATTTAAGCTCTTGTTCCAGCTTGGTGAGCCTTCCGGACAGTGTGGGCAATTTATCCTCTCTGAACAGGTTGGATTTAAGCTCTTGTTCCAGCTTGGTGAGCCTTCCGGACAGTGTGGGCAATTTATCCTCTCTGAACAGGTTGGATTTAAGGTCTTGTTCCAGCTTGGTGAGCCTTCCGGACAGTGTGGGCAATTTATCCTCTCTGAACAGGTTGGATTTAAGCTCTTGTTCCAGCTTGGTGAGCCTTCCGGACAGTGTGGGCAATTTATCCTCTCTGAACAGGTTGGATTTAAGGTCTTGTTCCAGCTTGGTGAGCCTTCTGGACAGTGTGGGCAATTTATATGGTCTGGTAGATGTATATTTAGTCAGATGTACACAGCTCTCTTTGTTGCCAGAAAGCTTCGAAAACCTCGCTTCTCTGGAGCGCTTGGTGTTGGAAGATTGCGAGAAGCTGTCATATCTACCTCAACATTTTGGTCAGCTGAAGTGCTTAAAATATGTGAGCATACATGGATGCATTGCATTACAGAGCCTCTCTGATGATTTTGAATGTTTGAGTTCACTAATTGTTGTCAAGGCTTCAGAATGTCCTCAACTGGAGGAAAATACAATGGACAAGTTAGCCAAGATGAAGGGATTGATGATTGTTGATATAGATGGAAGCCCTACGTTGAAAAAGCGATGGCAAAAAGTGAAGGAGCAATACTCTTTAGCAGTAGTGGAGTGCGGAAGAAAG GAATTCGAGGATGAAATGTACCCACATGCGGATGTAATGTGTAGAGCATTTTTCCACAGTGAGTCAAGATTCGTGTATGTTGATGAGAATGGGCAGCTCGTGGAATCGCCCAGTCCGGCGGGTGGGGTAAAGCTGTGGTTCTTGttaaaggagatggatgtgagatcatcatcatcatcgtcaaacAGCAGTTGTTGGGAAGCAGTGAAGAAGAAATGGGAGGAGGTGGTGGCTTCGGAGGGAGGACAAATGATTTATGTGGATATGGGAGGGTCATGGGAGGAAAGAGAAACACGTGCTCAGCAAGCTCTCCCCCATTTACCCAGAAACACTCGTGCCTGGATTGCTCCTGACAATAGCGCAAGGTTATCCTTTGCCTATTCCGTGCGGCATTATTACTATAGACATGTCGAAGAGGGGCACGGGGAGGCCGAGTTTGGGGTTGGTAATTGTGTTGTGAGCACATCAGCGTGTGTGGATGAAGAGGGAAGGGGGAAGCTTGATGACCTCAACTTCATACTCCCCGACGTCAGTACACCTCCTTTTGCAGAAACTGAGTATGAAGACATTTCTGATGAGTTACTCTCCCCTATTGAGGAAGCAATAAGGTTTCTGCCGGGCATTTATTATTAA